A genomic stretch from Candidatus Eisenbacteria bacterium includes:
- a CDS encoding GNAT family N-acetyltransferase: MKMAREGIRFRRCRREDLYPAVRLILRSIGDLREKTGKPPVPWRPRAAPAFAHHLFSTDPETFLCAWKGTRLVGFAAAIVRGKQWYLAWLFVDPRLQERGMGREMLRRVWRDGPGMTHALGTFTYNQHAVGLYTSFGMLPHELLTVMEAKTEKILLPKRPAFDASSEVRRGDLAWIDRLERAIRGYPHPEEWRFWAGDEEFHVLVFRRGGRRVAYGMIGPRGEIQPIGVESARDLRAAVDASILAAAKLGKETLRFFCPNGNRAIYGYLHALGFRNVEMLVFMTDRPYGDFSRYLPATLAVF; encoded by the coding sequence ATGAAGATGGCGCGCGAGGGGATTCGTTTCCGCCGCTGCCGCCGCGAGGATCTCTATCCCGCGGTCCGGCTGATCCTCCGGTCGATCGGCGATCTCAGGGAGAAGACCGGGAAGCCGCCGGTCCCGTGGAGGCCGCGCGCGGCGCCAGCGTTTGCCCACCATCTCTTCTCCACCGACCCGGAAACGTTCCTCTGTGCATGGAAAGGGACGCGCCTCGTCGGTTTCGCCGCGGCGATCGTTCGCGGGAAGCAATGGTATCTCGCCTGGCTCTTCGTCGATCCCAGGCTTCAAGAGCGCGGGATGGGGCGGGAGATGCTTCGGCGCGTGTGGCGAGACGGTCCCGGCATGACGCACGCGCTCGGAACCTTTACCTATAACCAACACGCGGTCGGTCTCTACACGAGCTTCGGCATGCTCCCGCACGAGCTTCTCACGGTGATGGAGGCGAAGACCGAGAAGATCCTCTTGCCGAAGAGGCCGGCTTTTGATGCATCAAGCGAAGTCCGGCGCGGCGATCTTGCCTGGATCGATCGTCTCGAGCGAGCGATCCGCGGATACCCGCATCCGGAAGAGTGGAGGTTCTGGGCGGGCGACGAGGAGTTCCACGTCCTCGTATTCCGGCGCGGCGGCCGCCGGGTCGCGTACGGCATGATCGGACCGCGTGGAGAGATCCAGCCGATCGGCGTGGAGTCGGCCCGGGATCTCCGCGCGGCGGTGGACGCCTCGATCCTCGCCGCCGCGAAGCTCGGGAAGGAGACCCTCCGTTTCTTCTGCCCGAACGGCAACCGCGCGATCTACGGCTACCTCCACGCCCTCGGATTCCGAAACGTGGAGATGCTCGTCTTCATGACCGACCGTCCCTACGGCGACTTCTCGCGCTACCTCCCCGCGACGCTCGCGGTGTTCTAG
- a CDS encoding T9SS type A sorting domain-containing protein, whose translation MDLSGTQPFEGAVLDDPSGCGSCHGGYDPAVEPWHGWSGSMMGQAARDPLFLACLAIAEQDAPSVGDLCIRCHSPGGWQEGRSTDTGGGLLTAKDRHGVQCDFCHRAVDHNYVPGVSPALDTLVLQAIVPLPLDYANGQFINDPAPYRRGPYADALASHQFLESPFHRSSDICGVCHDVSNPVFVNAGPGKYVPNGFDEEHPDMDLRNMFPIERTYSEWSRSEYAATGVYAPEFAGNKPNGIVSTCQDCHMRDVVGPGCNEPGSPTRTDLPLHDFMGGNAFLPDILPGFWPGETDSLVLQDGKQRAIDMLRLAATLEATPSEYGVLVRVTNETAHKLPSGYPEGRRIRLHVRAVDGAGQTVFESGHYDFGTGELSHDEQAKIYEIHPGLSPGLASALGLPAGPSFHFVLNDTIYEDNRIPPRGFTNAEFEAIQSPPVAYSYADGAYWDDTPYNLSASAETVHVTLYYQTTTKEYVEFLRDENWTNSAGDDLYNAWAAHGKGAPVAMAEISTPVEVLTDVAETESAPRPALALHAGAPNPFRSSTTISYATPERGAVSVRVYDIRGRSVRTLVDEVQTARFHTAIWDGRDDDGREVDSGVYFIRLQAGDKTITKRSLLLR comes from the coding sequence ATGGATCTTTCCGGGACGCAGCCGTTCGAGGGGGCGGTCCTCGACGATCCGAGCGGATGCGGGAGCTGCCACGGGGGTTACGATCCGGCGGTGGAGCCGTGGCACGGATGGTCGGGGAGCATGATGGGACAGGCGGCGCGCGATCCGCTCTTCCTCGCCTGCCTCGCGATCGCCGAGCAGGACGCTCCCTCGGTCGGGGATCTCTGCATTCGATGCCATTCGCCGGGCGGCTGGCAGGAGGGCCGCTCGACCGACACCGGCGGCGGCCTCCTCACCGCGAAGGACCGCCACGGCGTGCAGTGCGATTTCTGCCACCGCGCCGTGGATCACAACTACGTTCCGGGGGTGAGCCCGGCCCTCGACACGCTCGTCCTCCAGGCGATCGTTCCGCTCCCCCTCGACTATGCGAACGGGCAGTTCATCAACGACCCGGCGCCCTACCGCCGAGGCCCCTACGCCGACGCGCTGGCGAGCCATCAGTTCCTCGAGTCCCCCTTCCACCGCTCGTCGGACATCTGCGGGGTGTGCCACGACGTGAGCAACCCGGTCTTCGTGAACGCCGGGCCGGGGAAGTACGTTCCGAACGGGTTCGACGAGGAACATCCGGACATGGATCTCCGGAACATGTTCCCGATCGAGCGGACGTACAGCGAGTGGTCGAGAAGCGAGTACGCCGCGACCGGAGTGTACGCGCCCGAGTTCGCGGGGAACAAACCGAACGGGATCGTCTCGACGTGTCAGGACTGCCACATGCGGGATGTCGTCGGCCCCGGCTGCAACGAGCCGGGCTCTCCGACGCGGACCGATCTCCCGCTCCACGATTTCATGGGGGGCAACGCCTTCCTCCCGGACATCCTCCCCGGATTCTGGCCGGGCGAGACGGACAGCCTCGTCCTTCAAGACGGAAAGCAGCGGGCGATCGACATGCTCCGTCTCGCCGCGACGCTCGAGGCGACGCCGAGCGAGTACGGAGTTCTCGTTCGGGTGACGAACGAGACGGCGCACAAGCTTCCCTCCGGCTATCCGGAGGGACGGAGAATCCGGCTACACGTTCGGGCGGTGGACGGCGCGGGCCAGACCGTGTTCGAGTCGGGTCATTACGATTTCGGGACGGGCGAGCTTTCGCACGACGAGCAGGCGAAGATCTACGAGATCCATCCGGGGCTCTCCCCCGGGCTCGCCTCCGCGCTCGGCCTTCCCGCCGGTCCCTCCTTCCACTTCGTGCTGAACGACACGATCTACGAGGACAACCGCATCCCGCCGCGCGGTTTCACCAACGCGGAGTTCGAGGCGATCCAGTCGCCGCCGGTCGCGTATTCGTACGCGGACGGCGCGTACTGGGACGACACGCCGTACAATCTCTCGGCCTCGGCGGAGACGGTCCACGTGACCCTTTACTACCAAACGACCACGAAGGAGTACGTGGAGTTCCTGCGGGATGAGAACTGGACGAACAGCGCGGGGGACGATCTCTACAACGCGTGGGCGGCGCACGGGAAGGGCGCACCGGTCGCGATGGCCGAGATCTCGACCCCTGTCGAGGTCCTCACGGACGTCGCCGAGACGGAAAGCGCTCCGCGGCCCGCGCTCGCCCTCCACGCAGGCGCCCCGAACCCGTTCCGGTCGAGCACGACGATCTCCTACGCGACCCCCGAACGGGGCGCCGTGTCGGTGCGCGTCTATGATATTCGTGGGCGTTCCGTTCGCACCCTCGTGGACGAGGTTCAGACCGCCCGCTTCCACACGGCGATTTGGGACGGGCGCGACGACGACGGGCGCGAGGTCGACTCCGGCGTCTACTTCATCCGCCTGCAAGCCGGCGACAAGACGATCACGAAGCGCAGCCTCCTCCTCCGCTAG
- the gltA gene encoding NADPH-dependent glutamate synthase: MKIPRQKMPEQEPEMRRENFFEVNLGLTAEMAKLEALRCLQCPKPRCVDGCPVGIQISDFIALVAEGKFDEAVKVVKRDNLLPAICGRVCPQEEQCEVLCVLAKKGEPVAIGNLERFVADFERDYGLMKVERLKVKKTGKRVAVVGSGPAGLACASDLIRMGHDVTVFEALHALGGVLVYGIPEFRLPKEIVHAEIDQLRKMGVEFRTNAVIGRTDTVDELLANGYDAVFLGVGAGAPRFLDIPGENLIGVYSANEFLTRVNLMRAYLPESETPVYDCSGKEAAVFGGGNTAMDAVRTSLRLGAKSGRIIYRRSEKEMPARKEEIHHAKEEGVKFLMLTNPVEFLGDENGWLVGVRVQKMELGEPDASGRRRPVPVKGSDYVILCQMAIVAIGNSPNPIIQKTTPEIVHTKWGTVVADDRTGRTTKRGVFAGGDIVTGGATVILALGAGRRAAKSIDEFLRTGEWEERKKEEPAAT; this comes from the coding sequence ATGAAGATCCCGCGCCAGAAGATGCCGGAGCAAGAACCGGAGATGAGGCGGGAGAACTTCTTCGAGGTGAACCTCGGCCTCACCGCGGAGATGGCCAAGCTCGAAGCGCTCCGGTGCCTCCAATGCCCGAAACCGAGATGCGTGGACGGATGTCCGGTCGGAATCCAGATCAGCGACTTCATCGCTCTCGTGGCGGAAGGAAAGTTCGACGAGGCGGTCAAGGTGGTCAAGCGCGACAACCTGCTCCCCGCCATCTGCGGGCGCGTCTGCCCGCAGGAGGAGCAGTGCGAGGTCCTCTGCGTGCTCGCGAAGAAGGGGGAGCCGGTCGCGATCGGGAACCTCGAGCGCTTCGTCGCCGACTTCGAGCGCGATTACGGCCTGATGAAAGTGGAACGCCTGAAGGTCAAGAAGACCGGCAAGAGAGTCGCGGTCGTCGGGAGCGGGCCCGCCGGGCTCGCGTGCGCGAGCGACCTGATCCGGATGGGCCACGATGTCACGGTCTTCGAGGCGCTCCACGCGCTCGGCGGCGTTCTCGTCTACGGAATCCCCGAGTTCCGCCTCCCGAAGGAGATCGTTCATGCGGAAATCGATCAGCTCCGAAAGATGGGCGTCGAGTTCCGGACGAACGCGGTGATCGGCCGGACCGACACGGTGGACGAGCTCCTCGCGAACGGATACGACGCGGTCTTCCTCGGCGTGGGCGCGGGGGCGCCCCGTTTCCTCGACATTCCGGGCGAGAACCTGATCGGCGTCTACTCGGCGAACGAGTTCCTGACGCGCGTGAACCTCATGCGCGCCTACCTCCCCGAATCGGAAACACCAGTCTATGACTGCAGCGGGAAGGAAGCGGCGGTTTTCGGCGGAGGGAACACCGCGATGGACGCGGTGCGGACGTCGCTTCGTCTCGGAGCGAAGAGCGGGCGGATCATCTACAGGCGCTCGGAGAAGGAGATGCCGGCGAGGAAGGAGGAGATCCACCACGCGAAGGAGGAAGGGGTCAAGTTCCTGATGCTGACGAACCCGGTCGAGTTCCTCGGGGACGAGAACGGTTGGCTCGTCGGCGTGCGCGTGCAGAAGATGGAGCTCGGCGAGCCGGACGCGAGCGGCCGCCGCCGTCCGGTCCCGGTGAAGGGGAGCGATTACGTGATCCTCTGCCAGATGGCGATCGTCGCGATCGGGAACAGCCCGAACCCGATCATTCAAAAAACGACCCCCGAGATCGTGCACACGAAGTGGGGGACGGTCGTCGCCGACGACCGGACCGGACGAACGACGAAACGCGGCGTGTTCGCGGGAGGAGACATCGTGACCGGAGGGGCGACGGTGATCCTCGCGCTCGGGGCGGGGCGGCGCGCGGCGAAGTCGATCGACGAGTTTCTCCGAACGGGCGAGTGGGAGGAACGGAAGAAAGAGGAACCGGCCGCGACCTGA
- a CDS encoding sulfide/dihydroorotate dehydrogenase-like FAD/NAD-binding protein, giving the protein MFRILEARFLAPTVKYFRIEARKIAEKRKAGQFVIIRVTPNGERIPLTIADADVKEGWISLIVQSLGKTTKLLNTLEAGDEITDCVGPLGKPSEIGKVGTVVVIGGGVGTAIAYPTAVAAKRLGNHVCAIIGGRTKDLVILEKEMRAICNEVYPTTDDGSYGFHGLVTDKLTELIDAGRSIHHVLAIGPVPMMRAVARVTRLHGIPTTVSLNPIMVDGTGMCGGCRVRVGGETFFACVDGPEFDGHEVDFELLMLRNRSYLEFEKTRDTELLETEPCKLRAAIADLQDPEKTRIREGLRPDGKES; this is encoded by the coding sequence ATGTTTCGCATCTTGGAGGCGCGGTTCCTCGCTCCCACGGTCAAGTACTTCCGGATCGAGGCGCGCAAGATCGCGGAGAAACGGAAGGCGGGTCAGTTCGTCATCATCCGGGTTACCCCGAACGGGGAGCGGATCCCGCTCACGATCGCCGACGCCGACGTGAAAGAGGGATGGATCTCGCTTATCGTGCAGAGCCTCGGGAAGACCACCAAGCTCCTCAACACGCTCGAGGCGGGGGATGAGATCACCGATTGCGTCGGCCCGCTCGGCAAGCCTTCGGAGATCGGGAAGGTGGGGACGGTGGTCGTCATCGGCGGCGGTGTGGGGACGGCGATCGCGTACCCGACCGCGGTCGCGGCGAAACGCTTGGGGAACCACGTGTGCGCGATCATCGGAGGCCGCACGAAAGATCTCGTGATCCTCGAGAAGGAGATGCGCGCGATCTGCAACGAGGTCTACCCAACGACCGACGACGGCTCGTACGGCTTCCACGGCCTCGTCACCGACAAGCTCACAGAGCTGATCGACGCGGGCCGCTCGATCCACCACGTGCTCGCGATCGGCCCGGTTCCGATGATGCGCGCCGTCGCGCGGGTCACGCGCCTGCACGGAATCCCGACCACCGTGAGCCTGAACCCGATCATGGTGGACGGGACCGGCATGTGCGGGGGATGCCGGGTGCGCGTCGGCGGGGAGACGTTCTTCGCCTGCGTCGACGGCCCGGAGTTCGACGGGCACGAGGTCGATTTCGAGCTTCTCATGCTCCGCAACCGCTCGTATCTCGAGTTCGAGAAGACTCGCGACACCGAGCTTCTGGAAACGGAGCCGTGCAAGCTGCGGGCAGCGATCGCCGACCTGCAGGATCCGGAGAAGACCCGCATTCGGGAAGGACTCCGGCCCGATGGGAAGGAGTCGTGA
- a CDS encoding T9SS type A sorting domain-containing protein — protein MTRSLSLCLPLLFLATLPLIPMSAAPALGAAGDLVWYFQGVEDVYAIDDIEDVDGDGVPDIIVESYDAGAVGDHLYCLSGASPGPAASVIWSTKPAGGASSGGGYGNECMIVGPDVTGDGHEDVLLGTAWGGRSAYVLDGLDAGVFYHFDTYADSPPSPPTSGWVYTIRAAPDLDGDLVPDLFFACGSYNDGAYCVSPRDGLVMWYKYLGDAVYSSAVLDDVNGDGRADGAFGVGDNADAVWVLAGGGGPSAVVVWNRPMPGSVLTVARIADISGDGVNDVVAGTWTAGGDVYALNGVNGNVLWIRPIGSYAYVQRLAVLEDVNGDGTEDVAVGSWDNRAVVLSGIDGGVLWDTRVGTLNGGDVWAIGRVEDTNGDGINDVVAGSFDYHVYLFDGATGDSLWWYNTGNRLYFVNGVTDITGNGWPDVVAGTQMLSGGPPGGRAYLLEGGDLSTGVAEPALLARAVPSESGVRVLLGGAHGYPACHVERLLANDEAPGSFKHELFEVHAKGAMSAADMMAARRLTPGPLWVRLTDRPIPIASGEALFVDRTAEAGAAYDYRFVLLTEEGEEFFSPTARVLLPGSAPEAKESFLAARPNPMNPATTIEFSLPRTGPARLDVFAASGRHVARLLEADAATGAVRVEWDGRDARGEPAPSGLYFVRLETADRVLTTKITIVR, from the coding sequence ATGACGCGTTCCCTTTCCCTCTGCCTTCCCCTTCTCTTCCTCGCGACGCTCCCGCTGATCCCGATGTCCGCCGCGCCCGCTCTCGGCGCGGCCGGCGACCTCGTCTGGTACTTCCAAGGGGTCGAGGACGTCTACGCGATCGACGACATCGAGGACGTCGACGGGGACGGCGTTCCGGACATCATCGTCGAGAGCTACGACGCCGGCGCGGTCGGCGATCATCTCTACTGCCTGAGCGGCGCCTCGCCCGGACCGGCCGCGAGCGTGATCTGGTCGACGAAACCGGCGGGAGGGGCAAGCTCGGGCGGCGGGTACGGAAACGAGTGCATGATCGTCGGTCCGGATGTCACCGGCGACGGACACGAGGACGTTCTCCTCGGGACCGCGTGGGGAGGACGGAGCGCCTACGTCCTCGACGGCCTCGACGCCGGCGTGTTCTATCATTTCGACACGTACGCCGACTCGCCCCCCTCACCGCCCACGTCCGGCTGGGTCTACACGATCCGGGCGGCTCCCGACTTGGACGGCGATCTCGTCCCCGATCTCTTCTTCGCGTGCGGCTCGTACAACGATGGAGCCTACTGCGTGAGCCCGAGGGACGGGTTGGTGATGTGGTACAAGTATCTGGGCGACGCGGTCTACAGCTCGGCGGTCCTCGACGACGTGAACGGCGACGGCCGCGCCGACGGCGCGTTCGGCGTCGGCGACAACGCGGACGCGGTCTGGGTCCTCGCGGGGGGAGGCGGCCCGAGCGCCGTCGTCGTCTGGAACCGCCCGATGCCCGGCTCGGTCCTCACGGTCGCGCGCATCGCGGACATCTCCGGGGACGGCGTCAACGACGTCGTCGCCGGAACGTGGACGGCGGGAGGGGACGTCTACGCGCTGAACGGCGTGAACGGAAACGTCCTCTGGATCCGGCCGATCGGAAGCTACGCCTACGTTCAGCGCCTCGCGGTGCTCGAGGACGTGAACGGAGACGGCACCGAAGATGTCGCCGTCGGCTCCTGGGACAACCGCGCGGTGGTCCTTTCCGGTATCGACGGCGGGGTCCTCTGGGACACGCGCGTCGGAACGCTGAACGGCGGCGACGTGTGGGCGATCGGACGGGTTGAGGACACGAACGGCGACGGGATCAACGACGTCGTCGCCGGTTCCTTCGACTACCACGTGTACCTCTTCGACGGCGCGACCGGGGACAGCCTCTGGTGGTACAACACCGGGAACCGCCTCTACTTCGTGAACGGCGTGACCGACATCACGGGGAACGGGTGGCCGGACGTCGTCGCCGGAACGCAGATGCTCTCGGGCGGACCTCCCGGAGGCCGCGCGTATCTTCTCGAGGGGGGCGACCTATCGACCGGCGTCGCGGAGCCCGCGCTTCTCGCCCGCGCCGTTCCGTCGGAGTCCGGGGTCCGAGTCCTTCTCGGCGGGGCGCACGGCTATCCCGCCTGCCACGTCGAGCGGCTGCTCGCGAACGACGAGGCGCCCGGTTCCTTCAAGCACGAACTGTTCGAGGTTCATGCGAAGGGCGCGATGAGCGCGGCGGACATGATGGCGGCGAGGCGCCTCACCCCCGGTCCGCTCTGGGTCCGCCTCACCGACCGTCCGATCCCGATCGCCTCGGGGGAGGCGCTGTTCGTCGACCGGACCGCGGAAGCGGGAGCGGCGTACGACTACCGCTTCGTCCTTCTCACTGAAGAAGGCGAGGAGTTCTTCTCCCCCACGGCGCGCGTTCTTCTTCCGGGATCCGCCCCCGAGGCGAAGGAGAGCTTCCTCGCCGCGCGGCCGAACCCGATGAACCCGGCGACGACGATCGAGTTCTCACTCCCTCGAACGGGACCGGCGAGGCTCGATGTGTTCGCGGCGAGCGGCCGCCACGTCGCGCGGCTCCTGGAAGCCGATGCCGCGACCGGCGCGGTTCGCGTGGAGTGGGACGGGCGGGACGCCCGCGGAGAACCGGCCCCGAGCGGGCTCTACTTCGTTCGGCTGGAAACTGCGGATCGGGTTCTGACGACGAAGATCACGATCGTCCGTTAG
- a CDS encoding peptidylprolyl isomerase, with protein sequence MSKANTGDTVRVRYRGTLEDGTEFDASEEKKPFELTLGAGRVIPGFEKALLGMEAGERKIVRIPPEEAYGRYREALRLRVHRETLGEGASFRAGQEVRIRRKGETTLIGRVLEIAEEAIVVDANHPLAGRALTFEIELVEIV encoded by the coding sequence ATGTCGAAAGCAAACACAGGCGACACGGTCCGAGTCCGCTACCGCGGGACTCTCGAGGACGGCACGGAGTTCGACGCGAGCGAGGAGAAGAAGCCGTTCGAGCTGACGCTCGGCGCGGGACGCGTGATCCCCGGGTTCGAGAAGGCCCTTCTCGGGATGGAGGCGGGCGAGAGGAAGATCGTCCGGATTCCGCCGGAGGAGGCCTACGGCCGCTACCGCGAGGCTCTTCGTCTTCGCGTTCACCGAGAAACGCTCGGCGAGGGTGCCTCGTTCCGGGCGGGGCAAGAGGTCCGGATCCGCCGGAAGGGGGAGACGACCCTCATCGGGCGGGTCTTGGAGATCGCCGAGGAGGCGATCGTCGTCGACGCGAACCATCCTCTCGCGGGGAGAGCTCTCACGTTCGAGATCGAGCTTGTGGAGATCGTCTAG
- a CDS encoding PD40 domain-containing protein: MSGRRNRCASFGAAVAAACALFAASVAAGAEPGYLRSPDLHGPTIVFTAEGDLWMASDDGRDVRRITSHAGDETGAKFSPDGSRIAFSGFYDGNTDLYVMPSAGGEPRRLTWHPAPDFCIGWSRDGSRIYFLSFRESPNRSPDFFSIPASGGEPEKVPIGWISTFDEDAATGRFAFTRTAGGGTWKRYRGGTAADIWVGDPRQADYRRITDFEGADLYPMWHGGRIYFLCDQGGTMNIWSLLPDGSDRRKHTDFDGWDARHASMSDSGRIVFTLAGNIHVFDPAAGSERLVPIDLPSERILTRKRYPDAEKYLTWFTLSPDAERLAIVTRGEIFSVPAEEGVTLPVTHGSGARERDACYDPAGKKVVYISDASGEEEIMIADAWGRGGAKRLKKAAESNWFFPPTWSPDGKQIAYADENQDLYVVDADGGEPVLADHCDFDEIRDYVWSPDGRWLAYSKSNDVDIRSVYIYDTKEKKVRAATGWTTDDHTPAWDPDGRFLYFLSDRVMNPHIGWRDFETIEAATTRPYMLLLRPDVENPLVARKGIPPKEGAEEEKGKKKEEEKKGRKEKEKSEDEEEEKAPEPVEIDFEGLAERYLELPVETGRYYGLAATSKKVFYLSRPPEGLAEDFDFDDEPKPKASLLAFDLEEKEASTFLDGVSAFEVGAKKEKIAVMKRRGEIYVVDASSAPKDIEDAKVSLSDLVVELDPREEWRQIFFEGWRNMRDFYWDEGMHGIDWKAVRDRYATLLPRLATRDDLRDLMAEMIGELATSHTYVWGGDSGKDVPGVSTGTVGAELAREGDAFRVTRIYRADPADRVRSPLEEPGVAVREGDYILAVNGLPFPPNEPFEASLENLAGKEVLLTVNDRRSREGARDVVAKPLRGREAGNLLYADWVRRNRERVAEKTGGKMGYIHVPDMGGRGLAAFDRWFYPQLEREGMVVDMRWNGGGFVSQLIVSRLARNPVMFGRARGGDTWNWPARVLNGPFVVLTNEFAGSDGDLGPFAIQQMELAPIIGKRSWGGVIGIRGDKPLVDGGVETQPEYAYWAPSVGWGLENRGVEPDIEVDNLPQEIGRGIDAQLDRGIEELLRLHKERPPAKPAFEPAPDRSRKAYRREL; the protein is encoded by the coding sequence ATGAGCGGAAGAAGGAATCGTTGCGCGTCTTTCGGAGCGGCGGTCGCTGCCGCGTGCGCGCTCTTCGCCGCATCGGTCGCGGCGGGAGCTGAACCGGGTTACCTACGCTCCCCCGATCTTCACGGCCCCACGATCGTCTTCACGGCGGAAGGGGATCTCTGGATGGCCTCTGATGACGGCCGCGACGTCCGCCGGATCACCTCGCACGCGGGCGATGAGACGGGAGCGAAGTTCTCCCCCGACGGATCGAGAATCGCCTTCTCCGGCTTCTACGACGGGAACACGGACCTCTACGTCATGCCGTCCGCGGGGGGCGAGCCGAGACGTCTCACGTGGCATCCCGCTCCTGACTTCTGCATCGGATGGTCGCGCGACGGATCGCGCATCTACTTCCTCAGCTTCCGGGAAAGCCCGAACCGCTCGCCGGATTTCTTCTCGATCCCGGCTTCGGGGGGCGAGCCGGAGAAGGTGCCGATCGGCTGGATTTCCACCTTCGACGAGGATGCCGCGACCGGCCGCTTCGCCTTCACGCGCACCGCCGGCGGCGGAACGTGGAAGCGCTACCGCGGAGGGACCGCCGCGGATATCTGGGTCGGCGATCCTAGACAAGCGGACTATCGACGGATCACCGATTTCGAGGGGGCGGATCTCTACCCGATGTGGCACGGCGGGCGAATCTACTTTCTCTGCGATCAGGGGGGAACGATGAACATCTGGTCCCTCCTTCCCGATGGATCGGACCGCAGGAAGCACACCGATTTCGACGGGTGGGACGCGCGCCACGCATCGATGAGCGACTCCGGACGAATCGTCTTCACCCTCGCGGGGAACATCCACGTTTTCGATCCGGCCGCGGGAAGCGAACGCCTGGTGCCGATCGATCTCCCGAGCGAGCGGATTCTCACGAGAAAGCGCTATCCCGATGCGGAAAAGTACCTGACTTGGTTCACGCTTTCTCCCGACGCGGAGCGGCTCGCCATCGTGACCCGCGGCGAGATCTTCTCGGTTCCGGCGGAGGAAGGTGTCACCCTCCCTGTCACGCACGGAAGCGGCGCGCGCGAGCGAGACGCATGCTACGACCCCGCCGGCAAGAAGGTCGTCTACATCTCGGACGCGAGCGGCGAGGAGGAGATCATGATCGCTGACGCCTGGGGGCGCGGCGGGGCGAAACGCCTGAAGAAGGCGGCGGAGAGCAACTGGTTCTTCCCGCCTACTTGGTCTCCCGACGGGAAGCAGATCGCCTACGCGGACGAGAACCAGGATCTCTACGTCGTCGACGCGGACGGGGGCGAACCGGTTCTCGCCGACCACTGCGACTTCGACGAGATCCGCGACTACGTCTGGAGTCCCGACGGGCGGTGGCTCGCCTATTCCAAATCAAACGACGTCGACATTCGCTCGGTCTACATTTACGACACAAAGGAAAAGAAGGTCCGCGCGGCGACCGGTTGGACGACGGACGACCACACTCCGGCCTGGGATCCGGACGGGCGCTTCCTCTACTTCCTCAGCGATCGCGTGATGAACCCGCACATCGGTTGGCGCGACTTCGAGACGATCGAGGCGGCGACGACCCGCCCCTATATGCTTCTCCTTCGTCCGGACGTGGAGAACCCGCTCGTCGCGAGGAAGGGGATCCCGCCGAAGGAAGGAGCCGAGGAAGAGAAGGGGAAGAAGAAGGAAGAGGAGAAGAAGGGAAGGAAGGAGAAGGAGAAGAGCGAGGACGAAGAGGAGGAGAAGGCGCCGGAACCGGTCGAGATCGACTTCGAGGGGCTTGCCGAACGCTACCTCGAGCTTCCGGTCGAGACGGGGCGCTACTACGGGCTCGCCGCGACATCGAAGAAGGTCTTCTATCTCTCTAGGCCGCCGGAAGGGCTCGCCGAGGATTTCGATTTCGACGACGAGCCGAAACCGAAGGCATCCCTCCTCGCGTTCGATCTCGAGGAGAAGGAAGCGAGCACGTTTCTCGACGGGGTTTCCGCCTTCGAGGTCGGCGCGAAGAAGGAGAAGATCGCCGTGATGAAGCGCCGCGGCGAGATCTACGTGGTCGACGCATCCTCCGCGCCGAAAGACATCGAGGATGCGAAGGTCTCCCTCTCGGATCTCGTCGTCGAGCTCGATCCGCGAGAGGAGTGGCGCCAGATCTTCTTCGAGGGATGGCGGAACATGCGCGACTTCTATTGGGACGAGGGGATGCACGGAATCGACTGGAAGGCGGTTCGCGATCGGTACGCCACCCTGCTCCCCCGCCTCGCGACGCGGGATGACCTCCGGGATCTCATGGCGGAGATGATCGGCGAGCTCGCCACCTCGCACACGTACGTTTGGGGCGGCGACTCGGGGAAGGACGTTCCCGGCGTCTCGACCGGAACTGTCGGCGCGGAGCTCGCGCGGGAGGGGGACGCCTTCCGCGTGACGCGCATCTACCGGGCCGATCCCGCGGACCGCGTGCGTTCCCCGCTCGAGGAGCCCGGGGTCGCCGTGCGCGAGGGGGACTACATCCTCGCGGTCAACGGCCTCCCGTTCCCCCCGAATGAGCCGTTCGAGGCGAGCCTCGAGAACCTCGCGGGGAAGGAGGTTCTCCTCACGGTGAACGACCGCCGCTCGCGCGAGGGTGCGCGCGATGTCGTGGCGAAGCCGCTTCGCGGGCGGGAGGCAGGGAACCTCCTCTACGCGGACTGGGTCCGCCGAAACCGCGAGCGCGTGGCGGAGAAGACCGGCGGAAAGATGGGATACATCCACGTCCCCGACATGGGCGGGAGGGGCCTCGCGGCGTTCGACCGGTGGTTCTATCCGCAGCTCGAAAGGGAAGGAATGGTCGTCGACATGCGCTGGAACGGGGGCGGCTTCGTTTCGCAGCTCATCGTCTCCCGGCTCGCGCGTAATCCGGTCATGTTCGGGCGCGCGCGCGGAGGCGACACCTGGAACTGGCCGGCGCGCGTTCTCAACGGCCCCTTCGTCGTCCTTACGAACGAGTTCGCCGGCTCCGACGGCGACCTCGGACCCTTTGCGATTCAACAAATGGAGCTCGCGCCGATCATCGGCAAACGCTCCTGGGGGGGCGTGATCGGGATCCGCGGGGACAAACCCCTCGTCGACGGCGGCGTAGAGACCCAGCCGGAGTACGCTTACTGGGCGCCTTCGGTCGGGTGGGGGCTCGAGAACCGCGGCGTCGAGCCGGACATCGAGGTCGACAACCTCCCGCAGGAGATCGGGCGCGGCATCGACGCGCAGCTCGACCGCGGGATCGAGGAGCTTCTCCGGCTTCACAAGGAAAGACCTCCCGCCAAACCGGCTTTCGAGCCGGCGCCGGACCGGAGCCGCAAGGCGTACCGGAGAGAGCTGTAG